The sequence CCGGATTCGGGGCATAACTCGATCTCGGATCGTGCGCAGTATTTGCAGTGGATGGGGGATGTATTGAATCGGTGAACCAAGTCCCGATTCCCCAGTCCTACTCGCGCCGCTTTCTGCGGTTCACTCAACTTTTTCGCTGTCCTCCTTCAGAGCTGCCCGTCTCATGCGCCACGCCGTTCGTTCGTCTCGCTTGGTTTCGCTGTGCCTGCTGATCCTTTCGCCGCTGTTCGCTGAAACCGCCCTTGCCGGTGCGGAGCGGCAACTGGTGGCTGCCATCAACGACTATCGTGCCCATCCGCAACGCTGTGATCGACGCCCGGCGCAACGGCTGGCACCGTTGGCGCTGAAGTCGAACCTGGCCTTGCCGATCGGTTATCGCTACGCCGGGGGCATGCGTGAAGCGTTGAAGTCGTCCGGTTATTCCGCCGTGGCGGTGCGCAGTATTCGCGTGATCGGCGCCGAGGACGCCGAAGAGGCTTTCGACCTGCTGCAAGACGAGCACTGCGCCGCGCTGCTGGATGCGAGCTACGCCGACATCGGTGTCAGTCGTTCGCGCAATGAATGGCAAGTGGTGTTGGCGCAACCGGTGCTCGACAGCCGCGTTGGCGATAACCGCAGCGTCGGCAAGGCCTTGCTCGCTGAGGTCAATGCCGCGCGCGCCCGGCCACGGATGTGCGGACGCCAGCGCTTCGCCGCCGCCCGGCCGTTGAGCTGGAACGCCGCGCTGGGCGCCGCCGCACAGG comes from Pseudomonas sp. RU47 and encodes:
- a CDS encoding CAP domain-containing protein — translated: MRHAVRSSRLVSLCLLILSPLFAETALAGAERQLVAAINDYRAHPQRCDRRPAQRLAPLALKSNLALPIGYRYAGGMREALKSSGYSAVAVRSIRVIGAEDAEEAFDLLQDEHCAALLDASYADIGVSRSRNEWQVVLAQPVLDSRVGDNRSVGKALLAEVNAARARPRMCGRQRFAAARPLSWNAALGAAAQGHSKAMAYGNYFAHRDPDGDMPADRARAAGYRGRQIGENIAAGQSSPGKAMAGWLASPGHCANLMNPMFTQVGAGFASEARSDEGVYWTMVFGAQ